Proteins co-encoded in one Cydia splendana chromosome 11, ilCydSple1.2, whole genome shotgun sequence genomic window:
- the LOC134794768 gene encoding NEDD8 ultimate buster 1-like, giving the protein MESNLQHEDLLIKLRAKLNEERIKLWESPFTLPDQSISESLKDLSKKFATELSLPDNDVLSALHELQLHSIDRSKANSEFKETGLATLRVKATVPGEKPQVLKIQQTLESVGKGLIESVAKALDVSESRVKLIYNGKVIQPAPSLEDQGVKNGVQIMALIMAVNPEEAKKEDRMYLEMKSTRDDAMLLSEYADDFEDEEYIKLEDQSGKTVELPATERRALMVGLALHERGRAAAKKKDYPLALVLLLEADRQLSECSSSILASVDNVAVLQLDIAWCYLCLQSLAAAGDAAARLARAERALKRSYGEDHGRVLAVKGTDANERALMMRLHLLQGIVSFHQNKRDEARRLLEKAETELNSLRVDDGAVSALMELGWSLSGARRGLRAARGDVAAAHHYLADTSAARDLQRRRHKQDRESKALGICVDGTPVNKQLVDALVGMGYTRRLATLALRSSNNHVAEGVRLIQEQPELLEDSDIEEEAGSESPSSEDSLVDPDNQLVAELEAMGYSADEARDALRRAHNHVSGAVDLLVAGKGQPHEGMETTDAGNPSTSAASTAKKEKHVKKKRDEKKKREREQALNRLTSVIQHDEDDHLDTSLLDEEDFLAQYKSLL; this is encoded by the exons ATGGAATCGAATCTGCAGCACGAAGATTTGCTGATAAAATTGCGAGCAAAGCTGAACGAAGAAAGAATAAAATTATGGGAGTCACCATTTACCTTGCCCGATCAATCTATTTCGGAGAGTTTAAAG gacCTCTCCAAAAAGTTTGCAACAGAACTCTCTCTCCCGGACAATGACGTCTTGAGTGCACTGCATGAATTGCAGCTCCATTCCATTGACCGGTCCAAGGCTAACTCAGAGTTCAAGGAGACGGGACTGGCTACTCTCCGAGTGAAGGCTACCGTGCCGGGGGAGAAGCCGCAGGTGCTGAAGATACAACAGACATTGGAGTCGGTGGGCAAGGGGCTGATAGAGTCGGTGGCTAAAGCGTTGGATGTTAGTGAGAGTCG GGTGAAATTAATATATAATGGCAAAGTTATACAACCAGCTCCAAGTCTGGAGGATCAGGGAGTCAAAAACGGGGTTCAAATCATGGCTCTAATAATGGCTG TAAACCCTGAGGAAGCTAAAAAGGAAGATAGGATGTATTTGGAAATGAAGTCTACACGCGACGATGCCATGTTGCTCTCAGAATACGCTGATGATTTTGAGGATGAAGAGTATATTAAG ttggaAGACCAATCAGGCAAGACGGTGGAGTTGCCTGCAACGGAACGTCGAGCTCTGATGGTCGGGCTGGCGTTACACGAGCGCGGGCGGGCGGCCGCTAAGAAGAAGGACTACCCGCTCGCTCTCGTGTTGCTGCTAGAAGCTGATAGACAACTGAG TGAATGCAGCTCCTCAATCCTGGCTTCAGTCGACAACGTGGCCGTCCTACAGCTGGACATAGCGTGGTGCTACCTGTGTCTTCAGAGTCTAGCCGCGGCGGGCGACGCGGCGGCGAGGCTGGCGAGAGCGGAGCGCGCGCTCAAGCGGAGCTATGGGGAGGACCATGGGCGGGTGCTGGCGGTGAAGGGGACTGATG CCAACGAGCGGGCGCTGATGATGCGGTTGCACCTCCTGCAGGGCATCGTCAGCTTCCATCAGAACAAGCGGGACGAAGCACGCCGGTTGCTTGAGAAAGCGGAGACCGAGCTTAACTCACTTAGG GTGGACGACGGCGCAGTATCAGCGCTGATGGAGCTGGGCTGGTCGCtgagcggcgcgcggcgcgggctGCGCGCGGCGCGCGGCGACGTGGCGGCCGCGCACCACTACCTGGCCGACACGTCCGCCGCCCGGGACCTGCAGCGCCGCAGGCACAAGCAGGACAG GGAGAGCAAAGCCCTAGGCATATGCGTGGACGGTACTCCAGTCAACAAGCAGCTGGTTGACGCTCTGGTCGGGATGGGGTACACGCGACGTCTAGCCACTCTGGCCTTGAGGAGCTCCAACAACCACGTGGCAGAGGGCGTCAGGCTGATACAGGAACAACCAGAACTG TTGGAGGACAGTGACATTGAAGAGGAAGCAGGGAGTGAGTCGCCGAGCTCAGAGGACTCCCTCGTTGATCCGGACAACCAACTCGTTGCGGAG CTGGAGGCGATGGGCTACTCGGCCGACGAGGCCCGGGACGCCCTGAGGCGCGCGCACAACCACGTCAGCGGCGCCGTCGACCTGCTAGTCGCCGGCAAGGGGCAACCACACGAAG GTATGGAAACCACTGATGCCGGGAACCCCTCCACTAGTGCCGCTTCCACCGCCAAAAAGGAGAAACATGTGAAGAAAAAGAGGGATGAAAAAAA